Proteins encoded by one window of Dioscorea cayenensis subsp. rotundata cultivar TDr96_F1 chromosome 20, TDr96_F1_v2_PseudoChromosome.rev07_lg8_w22 25.fasta, whole genome shotgun sequence:
- the LOC120251493 gene encoding probable N-acetylmuramidase, with product MPVPLPRFKESPRISVEASKMPPKPSSSSSSGGGASGSGNDAAVAKAAGFIVFSGIAISLIKSLTFKTHHSNPQPPPPRESPNPVEKSDPAAFSGRTIQIARGDTLWGLSQKYGASVDSIKKANGITGNTIYAGKKLVIP from the exons ATGCCAGTCCCGTTGCCGCGGTTCAAAGAGAGCCCTCGCATCTCCGTCGAAGCAAGCAAGATGCCTCCAAagccctcctcctcctcctcctccggcGGCGGAGCCTCCGGCTCCGGAAACGACGCCGCTGTGGCCAAGGCCGCCGGCTTCATCGTCTTCTCTGGGATCGCGATAAGCCTCATCAAAAGCCTCACCTTCAAAACCCATCACTCCAATCCCCAACCGCCCCCTCCTCGAGAATCCCCAaatcccgtggagaaatcggaTCCCGCGGCCTTCTCCGGCCGAACCATCCAGATTGCCAGAGGAGATACTCTCTGGGGACTCTCCCAAAAATACGGC gcTTCGGTTGATTCGATTAAGAAGGCAAATGGGATCACCGGAAACACGATTTATGCCGGGAAGAAGCTGGTCATCCCTTGA